The genomic region AAGAGGTGATTGAGTGAGAATATACTAGAGTGTTGCCAAAAACAAAAGGGATTAAGAGGTGTTTTCCAGTATATTCCAGCACATAAtttcagaaagaaagaaataacaaaGTACGCAAGGCTAAGGGGGAGAACAATCTGTGCCCTGCTAGTAaatctgcaattttttttacaataggTAAGTTTAACAACAGCAACGGAACAACAATTGGTTACAGGGTTAGCAAACAGTCCATGAATGACTGCAGAATAGCAACAAGCATTGGCACTGCATTATGCTTACCCCCGCTGACGGTGAAGGCCAGCAGTGTAAAGCAGCACCAGCATGCACAGCATCCACAGTACTTGAAGCAAATGGAAGCCTGGAGATATCAGCTCTAACCAGAATTAAGTTCCTGCAACAAAACAAGTTACTTATACAACTATAGtaaatttccaaaaatttcACAGATGTCCTGAAACTGAAAGATTCTTGTAAGAGGAACATACTCTTCAGGAAAGTTATCCTCCTGCTTAATGAAGTCATAACATTGCTGTAACATTGATTCAGAGAAGTCCAAAGCAACGACTAAGGAAAATAGTCCACTTTTGGCAAAAAGTCTTGAAAACATACCACTGCCGCAGCTTGCATCGATAATATTTCCACCTAAGACTGGCTTGAGGTATTCCTTGACCTAAGACTGAGGTATTCCTTGATCAATTCAAACTGCACTCAGTGTCATCAGGCAACAAGTTAGCCAGGACAATACCGTCATGCATAGAATTTATATCAATAGGGGAGTGAAATCggtaaaattactaatatcatAGACCTATGGGATTCAGTTGGTATCAGGAGTTTAGGTGACTAATTAAGGGTAAAGCACATCTGAGAAAAACAATGATGTTTCTTTATATCAATAAACATTAATTTAGGGTTTCAAAACTTGAAATTGCATCTATATTCCTGAGATCATATTAGCACAATTTTGATGCATATAGAAAATTCTAGCTTTTAAAATGGATGCCAACTAACAGAAGTATGATTGATTTAGCTTTTGTAATATACCATAGTACTATCCTCCCTCAGTTCATCTCCATCATTCGAGTACTAGCACATactatgatatatatatatgtgtgtgtgtgtgagtgtgtgttgtATATAGTTCTTGTGAACTGGAAATTACAATCATTCGCGCAAAGCAACATACTGCCAATGAAACAAAGAGGATAATGTTAGTGTTGTGAAATCGACGTTTACCTCTTTCTCTGGGCCAGGAAAACCACCCCAAAATGAAAAACTTTGTCGCCAACCTCTTTCATAGAGAAAGGATACCAAAGGCGACCTGTTTTAACAAACACCTACTTTCAAGTTGAGTAGGAATAAGATAATTCGATTTGCAAAGTTAATATTACAAGCATATGCGGAATTAGAAAGTGTGCTATTAGTCAGAGTATGCATTTCCAACTAATTTGACCATGAATGCtgacaaaaattattgcaacttCATCAACAATACTAGATGCAGCAAAATACTACTAACGGAAAAGTATTTATGTTTTCTCCAAAAGCTTTGCTTGTTTTCTGGTAGTTTTATTATAGATTCTTGggatttttctaaatatgTTGTATGGACGATAGGCCCTTAAAAGGGATAATATTTTGGAAATGACAATACCAAGCAAACTTTTTCACCAGTGTAGTTGGCTACAGACTCTCAAGATACTTCAACTTAAGATACTACATTATGCTTATCCAAACTCAAACTAATTGTTGAGAATTTCAATATTTGTGAAGTGAGAAGGAGGAACCCGTTACTCCCAGTCAACTGCTATTACAAGTATTTCTTCGACTTTTCCCAGGAACAGTTGGGAGTGAAGAGCAACAAGCTCTTTCAATGCTAGATAACTTAACTAACTAGCTGACTAAGCTCAGTACTCCTACCTTCATTCACAATATGAGCTTCTATTCTAACTTAGCATTCTTAactcttcttattttttattcaagagTTTTAAAATGCAAAGCAGTAGAAACATTAGCTTAAAAGTGTAACAGAGTTATAAGATATCATAATTAGAAGCATATCTTCTACCTGAAAATCTCAGTAGAGGCTGCCACAGGGTCACCATACACCTTGCCACGACCGGTTATTGTCAGGTCAAGATGCGAACCCTCACCAGAGTATGTCTTCCTGCAGGTGCTGCACTGCAAAGTAGACCGAGCTACAGATTCCCTGCAAATGCATATTAGAAAATGGACATTTATCTTTGCAATTTCCCAGGAACTATCATAAAACTGTCTTAATTGGATGAtgaaataaagtatatatgtgAATATAATGTGATGCAGAACATGCTCGGAGATCAAGAGACAAACCACTTACAAAGATAAGTCAGGATCACCATTCCAAATAAGTCGCTCATAGCAAATAGGACAAGCTAAAATATTCTTGCGGATGTTCAACTTTGTCTCTTTAACAACGGGATCCTGAAATTAACAACACAACTTGGTTACAGAACCCTGTTATGTGAAGCATATACAGTTTCCCCTCATCTCTCTGGAAAAATGTGGACAATcgtgatttatttaaatctttCGACTGAACTGCATGTATGCATCGGATGTAATggaaaataaaccaaattgCTCATCTCCTAACAATCAGATGATTGATGAATATCTCAACCAATTTATTCTCAAAGTTCCCTCCTATCTTTATGACTTGGAAATCATCTCCTTCCCACGTTTAACAGAATCACATTTATTTCTAAAGAAACAACGCGATAACATTTGGCATTCATGCTCTAGGTCGAATCACACTATCTTCAGAAGATGAAAACTCCAATTGCAGAAAAGGAAACACAAACACAGCAGTTTTTACATTGATGACCCAACATAAAACCCAGTTTTCCAAATAAGAAACAATCAACATACTAAAATGATTCAAGTCAACAACAGAAGCAGCATTACACCAATCTTAATTTAAAGCAATCacctttattttctaaaaaccaTCAGCATTTCTTCACATCATAAACATAGCACCAAGTTATATGGTTCAAATTCCAATTATTTCACATGAAACCGTGTAAACTCACAACTAATTCCCAACTAATTTCTGGGAACTTCCGAAATCTAGTCGGTCCAAGCCCTTTACTTTTTAGCGCctaaactatattttgaatcCACTTCACCAAGACAACAAATTGCAGGAAAATTAAGCACaaccataaaattttcaatgaatGTAAAGAttcataaattgaaaaacgAAGTGAGTGAGtcacagagagagagatagagagagagagagagagagagagagagagagttacgGGCTTAGTTTCGACGGTGGCAGCCGAAGAAGCTCGGACTTCATGGGTCAAAAGGCGGCCATGAATTCTTGCAGGCATTGACAGAGACGACTTTACTACACGCAAACAGCAGCGCATCGGGTTGAAGCTGCGTCGACATGGCAGCAAGGCACCTGATACCGAGGACAGGTTGTTGCCCATTCCCATTAATTTCGCCATAACTTCAAGAGTTGAGCTCTCAGCAAAAATCTACCCATATATCCACCTATATATAGAGACATAGTTGAAAATTTACACATAAAAATGGATCACTGCCGTTTTTTACTGGTCACCCAAAATTTCCATACGTGCGCTCCTACCCcacttttgttgttttcttgttctctCTTGGGCAAATACTTCGCAGATATTGAGGAGCTACAAAAACAGTGGCCCTGCCCGTCTGGCTGTTAATGGTCAATGGCTTATCAGTTCActcttttgatatttatttctgGGGAAATTATAGAGTAAATAACTTAAAGTTttcgttattttttatataattacaaatatttttttattatttaaaaaaaatattatataaccttaataatctataaaattatataatttttggacaattttggAAATGTACATTTTACCATTGctgttccttttcttttttgggaaaaaattgaaaaactacaattaaaaaaaaactgacAAACTGAACTTTCCTTTTTGTCCTTCAAGtccattaaaaatattagaaaaaaaatttaaaaataaataaattaatttcataatctataaagatattttagtcagttaattataaaaaataaataaatatttaataaaactaacaAAATAGACTAGTTGTAcgacaatattaaaatcatgagTATTAGTAAATTTCTAAACAAtaattagatatttttaactatgacaAATTTGAGAAGATCTCAGCGTTATTCACCCTAAATGATATAGGTTGATGataaatctaattatacaaaacacTATCTATTCTTtgcaaaatcaagaatatatatcttgagattataattttaatatcaaatacacCTCTATTTGATAGCcaaattttacacaaacactcCTTAAAGTACATTGTACTAGCATCCTCTCATGGGGTgaagttgtaattttacaaataatacgTACTTATGTATACCTCAAGAGACGTTGATATAGTTTACCCTTTATGTTTTGTATTTAAGATTACTATAATGTGTTATGTGACAAATTAGGCTAGTTTAatggaattttaattttatttttcaaagtgTCTTCcaagttaataaatatttaaaagaatatacaatatattaaaacagttgtaaattttaaataacatgcataatatttataaaaagtcaTTTAGATTGATTGTCAAATTTAAttgtgataattatatttattcttggattaaaggcaattttagtcccctaacttcagaCCATTTTCGTTTTCGTCCCGTAACTTACTAGAATTCTATTTTAGTCCcctattacttaaaaaatcttaattttggtacaaatttcaTCGAAAATTGTCTCACTCTCcagaaaaagtcacatgcccctcatgtgactttttaaattggggatTGCGTTTTTATTGGCTGAAAACGACAACGTGGCAACTATCTGGCGCTAACGTGGTGACGacgtggaaattaaaaaaaaataaaaccctaGTAAGTTAGTATGTGTGGTAGGGTATTTATTgaagttaataatataattgtaactAACTTGAATGATACATTATTAGATATCTTATTTTAAGTGACATGTACAACATTATTAGGTGCTTGAGAGATAGTATCAGTCactattaaataaagtattataaaGTGATGCCTAAAATATTTggttgatgaatttgaattatgaatttatttggaaaTTATAGTAAGATTACAGAAATTAATTGCAGTTTGTTGTGCtgcataaataaatcaatcaaagtAAGAtcgataaatttaaaattatgaatttatttgaaaatcaaagTAAGATTActgaaataatcaaaattatgaatttcatatttctagacataattttttgaaatttatttgagctatatttgaatttgagaaaagcatttgaataaattatttcaaatagcttcaataaaatattaattatgagaaaatagATTATCCCTTcgtatgtataatattattattattgatatattgtttgTAAGTGATTGTCTACCTACTAATAATGTCttaacttaataattaaagcTAAGACTGAAGTCTTATAAATAAACCCTACATCATGGATTCGAATTCCGCCGAACGTATGAATGTTAATATCACTTTATGTAagctataataatttatagttaaataaatttatttataaaagtaaaatgcGATTGCCGGGCCTAATAAACAATTGTGCATACGCACTTGACGTAGCAGTGTGGGTTAGGAGTGACCAAATCAAACGTTTTTGGTAACATTTctctttcaaataaattaaattattggtacaaattgttttttatttgtgcAATAAGACACAGAAAGATTTTATTGCGTtaggaaaattttcaaaagatttatgtataatttgaCTAATCCACAAGGCTTTCTCATGACACAATCacacatttattattattaaattattactgGGAGTCGAGACCTACAACAAGAAATTCATTAGTGCTAACAATGTTTTAACAGAATTACCTTATCCGACCAGCACGGCCATTTTCCCTAccattttagcaaattttgaTGAGGGAACATACCTCAAGGCGAAAGAGAGCCATAAACATACAGTGAATTCTGCATAAGAGTTTATATAATTGCACGTGATGTCTCTAAGGGGACAACCGAGTAGTTTGTGCCTCAAGAACTTCTGTTGGAGGTCTTAGGTTCACGTCCGGAGTGTAAACAAAAAACAGAACAGCATTTGGACATGCCGCATGAATTTGCGTAAGAAAAAGTCCTGTTCCAGTCTTGGCAATTACCTCAATCTTGATCTGtactaaaactgaaaattctCATGCAAAGTAAACTTAAATTCTTCCTATTCATGTGTACACCAAAGGGTATTAATAGCAGGAAAAACAGGCTGCAAACCACCAAATGCAAATGAAAATGCCAGCATCATAGTCAAGGACGAGTTCACCAAACAAAATATACAGGGGTAGCAACGCAAAAtcgaaaaagaaataatgtcAACCTGAACGGTCATCTTAAGCAAATGAACCTGTAGATAAGTAGGTCTTTATTGCAGACACATCTTCTACTGAGTTTTTTTACCAACTCACATGATATTCAAGACATAGCGGCAGGGACTTGATTCACCTTTGCGCCTCAAGCTGTCCGACAGAATGAGAGCAAGAATTTCCAGTAGGGAAACAAGCCTTCATTCTCAAATTATCTTAACATACTTCACCTTCATTTGTTTCGGAGAAGATTGTGTCATACTCCCTGCATGTTAGGAAGTTGTTGAAGTTTCTTAATGAAGGGATATGAACTATGAGAGGATTAGGAATTTGGCACAAGAATAAAGGCGAAGGCCCACAAGCCTTCAGTCTGCAAAGTGTGCTTTAAACCAATTAAGTTGAGTTTCCCAAGTTGATGTCAGCAATAATGTTCAGCGAGCAGCAATATCAATAAGAACATCCCAAACAACCTCCCATATACAACAACATGCAAGCTGACAACTTAAAGGTCATGAACAACCTTAAAGAAAACGGGGGTTCGGTGGTCTTACATACCATTTGAGGTGAATGTACTCAGTAATCAGCTTCAGCAGATGAGACACAAACTCGACGAAAAGAACACCACAAGAAGATCACTGCAAAACAGAATCTTGCTCTTCTGTGCAGAAATACTAGCAAAAACTTTAGCACCAagcttcaaaattttgaacctaCCAAAACATAAAAGTGCTAGAGATCCAAGAATATATTGGACCATCTATGAGAACATTATGAAGTTGCATTCTCAGTCTTAGCAACGTACAACAAATGGATTTTGATACAAATACTGTAAGGAGTGGACCGTTCTCCGGCACACTTACAACTCGTTACACAGTTAcagaaaattacaataacttaATATTACAGGCTTTCCTATAACAAATTACAAGTAATCTAAGGAATAGCAAAACTGAAACCAGAAATAAACCAGGAAACAATAAGATAACAGTAGACGGGGTCATAAACAACTGTAAGGCTCAGGAGCCGTAAAACCCAAGGCCTACACAAGGCCAAAGGTTGAGCACCTCACTGGTTGCTCAAACCAAAAAAGCCACTCAGGCAAACCGAACCACAAAGGTTCTATTTCAACCCACAAAGGAGAATGCCACAAAAGCTTTAAGGTAACCACGGAGGTTTATGCCACAGAGGCTATATCAGAGTATTACAGAGAGAGGAGAAGAGAGAGTTCGGTATTCGGCTTATCCCCACGAACCAGAACAGCCCAGCCATATAAAAGGGCTGTCTATTAATGGCCGGGTAACGGCCATTGTTGGGAAGGGGAGGTTACACAGGACTCCAGGGGTTATGGGAAGAACCCGAAGAGACGAGAGAGAGCAGGG from Sesamum indicum cultivar Zhongzhi No. 13 linkage group LG3, S_indicum_v1.0, whole genome shotgun sequence harbors:
- the LOC105158950 gene encoding uncharacterized methyltransferase At1g78140, chloroplastic codes for the protein MAKLMGMGNNLSSVSGALLPCRRSFNPMRCCLRVVKSSLSMPARIHGRLLTHEVRASSAATVETKPDPVVKETKLNIRKNILACPICYERLIWNGDPDLSLESVARSTLQCSTCRKTYSGEGSHLDLTITGRGKVYGDPVAASTEIFRSPLVSFLYERGWRQSFSFWGGFPGPEKEYVLVKEYLKPVLGGNIIDASCGSGMFSRLFAKSGLFSLVVALDFSESMLQQCYDFIKQEDNFPEENLILVRADISRLPFASSTVDAVHAGAALHCWPSPSAGVAEISRVLKPGGMFVASTYIADGLVSYIPLRGALRQNIAQFSGSHVFLSDTELEDLCKSCGLIDFTCTRNRRFVMLSAMKPV